Proteins co-encoded in one Garra rufa chromosome 21, GarRuf1.0, whole genome shotgun sequence genomic window:
- the rab3gap2 gene encoding rab3 GTPase-activating protein non-catalytic subunit isoform X4 gives MSCCLLDFGRVQELRQVREFLFPKHNNAGPEEEKPQAGTAALKSELTWDDSDWGSWENPDGKEDGAQPEEEEQQQGTPWMQDCVLSLSPCSDLLVIAREHKAAFLSAKWRTDESGQEEMTLAVTWSGTLRVEEGECISSVICIPLASQKRSSTGRPDWTCIVVGFSSGYVRFYTENGVLLLAQLLHEDPVLRLKCRTYEIPRHPGVTEQHEELSILYPAALVTIDGFSLFQSLRACRNQVARAAAAGSDVVQPPPLAYKKWGLQDMDTITDHSSIGITTLSVFDQMKNASVLGGFHASVKGSPPAMSQYITVGGGPYTGFYYAIEGSSQPLLSHVALAVASKLTSALFSAASGWLGWKSKNEEESVQKQKPKVEPATALPVRFGLPDSRRHGESICLSPCNTMAGVTDDFGRVTLLDVARGIAIRMWKGYRDAQLGWVQVSEARGERDLATSPSMPRRHTQFLVIYAPRRGILEVWGTQYGPRVGAFTVGKHCRLLYAGHRLMGVNSVTSQGWQIHTQQVCLFDPVNGVLRAITIPFHLALSDKKSERAKDMHLLKRLTTLLRSREVEPALLESEAQTVLLDIKHPAIKKQALESLLSNKNAPVSCLTSVTRALLASLKEQDPEAVDESLLQFCSSQLKLLQLYTDVQLLHTPDTSPTEPEHPSFSGIQEDLARVGQVLQRYTEINSRPCVSFAQDSSGPLPVRTFLSQLEWVNGELRVIKTPDTDWTQLGSFLFWGCLSGQSPLQRVCETLQESGISPQQLLSLLLSVWLNKEKEVLKCPGAVSHLHTLLTTLSSMKGAVDESWDGQCVSPWWQQVRTACVQSESSGAALLAALVAHRVAKNAITRLAESKFQEEWECVSLELEQWVVCIKQLEDVLALQTLLCLPSPQGSSGGTRCSVKTLLESGRGGVADCVSKLIFRQGVSPDLLKDILQRRGENESTQQPVQQGGGDKLEELLECVCQRFPNSLSPDVLFAHCSWENVVQWNKDPEVGQYLEWSVEFLKMISNPHIQLGVCVMMWQTFIVKRFSAAAFLMEKVGKAPKDRLCRRDVGMGDAAVRSFLGSCVQLLQALMEVSSSSFLPSFPFFSRADSAMEEVSVPEVSVEEVWASADGPVSIVELALDQRSVHYPLVQHHCVLASLLHAGMTFSLRLKPLSLFDSKGKNAFFRDLSSIQLLPSGDMDPNLVSVRQEFLMNVLTGWVKVLAESEENGVKHSGAEDMWPSVCMELSSLLQVNTDILHRHLVCELYNQGLDLRAEEVMMEVQDKDVLGSQLLVLTGQRLSFSLLHSQSQTKPNMELLARLPPTLCTWLKAMDPSELRCPSVPLSQSSQLINKVIEMLPENHAQYSLALHLLEAVDSLHQEP, from the exons ATGTCCTGCTGTCTGCTGGATTTCGGCCGGGTCCAGGAGCTCAGACAGGTGCGAGAGTTTCTGTTCCCCAAGCACAACAACGCCGGACCTGAGGAAGAGAAACCTCAAGCAGGTACTGCTGCACTCA AGAGTGAGTTAACGTGGGATGACTCAGACTGGGGCTCTTGGGAGAATCCTGACGGTAAAGAGGATGGAGCTCAG CCTGAGGAGGAGGAGCAGCAGCAGGGTACACCCTGGATGCAGGACTGTGTGCTGTCTCTCTCACCCTGCTCAGATCTGCTGGTCATCGCTCGAGAGCACAAAGCAGCATTTCTCTCTG CTAAGTGGCGGACAGACGAGAGTGGGCAGGAGGAAATGACCCTTGCTGTGACCTGGAGTGGAACGCTGAGAGTTGAGGAGGG GGAATGTATCAGTAGTGTTATTTGTATTCCATTGGCCAGCCAGAAGAG GAGTTCTACTGGCCGGCCTGATTGGACCTGTATTGTGGTTGGATTCAGCTCAGGTTATGTCCGTTTCTACACAGAG aaTGGTGTTCTTCTATTGGCCCAGTTGTTGCATGAAGATCCCGTGCTGCGACTGAAATGTCGCACATATGAGATTCCACGTCACCCTGGAGTAACAGAACAG CATGAGGAGCTCAGTATTCTCTACCCAGCAGCCCTAGTCACCATTGATGGCTTTAGTCTCTTCCAGTCTTTACGTGCCTGTCGAAACCAGGTTGCCAGAG CTGCAGCAGCAGGAAGTGATGTCGTTCAGCCTCCACCGCTGGCCTATAAAAAGTGGGGCCTGCAAGACATGGACACAATTACAGACCATTCCAGCATAG GTATCACTACTCTGAGTGTGTTCGATCAGATGAAAAATGCATCTGTCCTTGGAGGATTTCATGCTTCGGTTAAAGGAAGCCCTCCTGCTATGAGTCAGTATATCACAGTGGGAGGTGGACCCTACACTGGCTTCTACTATGCTATAgag GGTAGTTCTCAGCCTCTTCTCTCCCATGTGGCTCTGGCTGTGGCCAGCAAACTTACATCAGCTCTGTTCAGTGCTGCCAG TGGTTGGTTGGGATGGAAGAGTAAAAATGAAGAGGAGTCAGTGCAGAAACAGAAGCCAAAAGTGGAGCCAGCCACAGCCCTTCCTGTTAG GTTCGGTCTTCCAGATTCTCGTCGGCATGGCGAGTCTATCTGTCTCTCTCCATGTAACACTATGGCTGGAGTCACAGATGACTTTGGCAGAGTCACGCTGCTGGATGTAGCACGAGGCATCGCTATCAGGATGTGGAAGG GCTATCGTGACGCTCAGCTCGGATGGGTGCAGGTCTCAGAGGCTCGTGGGGAGAGAGATCTAGCCACATCTCCATCTATGCCCCGCCGGCACACACAATTTCTGGTGATTTATGCCCCACGCAGAGGCATTTTAGAAGTGTGGGGAACTCAGTATGGACCGCGAGTAGGGGCTTTTACTGTAGGCAAACACTGCAG GCTGCTGTACGCGGGTCACAGGTTAATGGGTGTGAACAGTGTAACCAGTCAGGGCTGGCAAATACACACACAACAAGTGTGTCTGTTTGACCCGGTTAATGGAGTCCTGAGAGCCATCACCATACCATTCCACCTGGCACTCAG TGATAAGAAGAGCGAGCGTGCTAAAGACATGCACCTGCTGAAGAGACTCACCACTCTTCTGAGAAGCAGGGAGGTGGAGCCAG CTCTGCTTGAGAGTGAAGCACAAACTGTGTTACTGGACATTAAACATCCAGCTATTAAGAAACAG GCCCTGGAGTCACTTCTGTCCAATAAGAATGCACCAGTGTCCTGTTTGACCAGTGTTACTCGTGCATTATTGGCGAGCCTGAAAGAGCAAG ATCCTGAAGCAGTGGATGAGTCGTTGCTACAGTTTTGTTCATCCCAACTCAAACTTCTCCAGCTCTATACAGATGTTCAATTACTGCACACACCAGATACATCACCCACTGAGCCAGAACAT CCATCGTTTTCTGGCATTCAGGAGGATCTTGCTCGTGTTGGCCAAGTCCTACAGCGATACACAGAAATAAACTCTCGGCCCTGTGTCTCATTTGCTCAAGACTCAAGTGGGCCTTTGCCAGTCCGAACATTTTTGTCTCAATTGGAGTGGGTGAATGGAGAGCTCCGAGTAATTAAAACACCTGATACCGACTGGACCCAACTGG GTAGTTTCCTGTTCTGGGGTTGTCTTTCTGGTCAGAGTCCTTTACAAAGAGTGTGTGagactctgcaggaaagtggcaTCAGCCCTCAGCAGCTACTG TCTTTGCTCTTGTCAGTTTGGCTTAACAAAGAGAAGGAAGTACTGAAGTGCCCAGGCGCCGTCTCTCACCTTCACACGCTGCTGACCACCCTCAGCTCCATGAAAG gaGCGGTGGATGAGTCATGGGATGGCCAGTGTGTCTCACCCTGGTGGCAGCAGGTGCGCACAGCTTGTGTTCAGTCTGAGAGCTCCGGTGCCGCACTACTGGCTGCTCTAGTCGCTCATCGTGTAGCCAAGAATGCCATCACCAGGCTGGCAGAGAGCAag TTTCAGGAGGAGTGGGAATGTGTTTCTCTGGAGTTGGAGCAGTGGGTGGTGTGTATAAAGCAGTTGGAGGATGTTCTTGCTTTGCAGACGCTACTCTGCCTGCCATCTCCTCAGGGCTCTTCAGGTGGCACACGCTGCTCTGTCAAAACACTATTGGAGAGTGGCAGAG gTGGTGTAGCAGACTGTGTTTCGAAGTTGATCTTCAGACAGGGTGTGTCTCCTGATCTCCTGAAGGATATCCTACAACGAAGGGGAGAGAATGAGTCCACACAACAGCCAGTCCAGCAAGGCGGGGGGGATAAATTGGAGG AGCTGCTGGAATGTGTTTGTCAGCGGTTCCCAAATTCTTTGTCTCCTGATGTGCTGTTTGCTCACTGTAGCTGGGAAAATGTGGTCCAGTGGAACAAAGACCCAGAG GTGGGCCAGTACTTGGAGTGGTCAGTGGAGTTTTTGAAGATGATATCCAATCCTCACATTCAGTTGG GTGTCTGTGTTATGATGTGGCAGACCTTTATAGTCAAGCGGTTTTCGGCTGCTGCCTTTCTAATGGAAAAG GTGGGAAAGGCACCTAAAGACCGGCTGTGCAGACGG gatGTAGGAATGGGCGACGCAGCTGTGAGGAGTTTCCTGGGCTCCTGTGTGCAGTTACTCCAAGCCCTGATGGAGGTCTCATCTTCCTCTTTTCTCCCTTCCTTTCCTTTTTTCTCCAGA GCGGATTCAGCAATGGAGGAAGTGTCTGTTCCAGAAGTGAGTGTGGAGGAAGTGTGGGCCAGTGCTGATGGTCCAGTGTCTATAGTGGAGTTAGCTCTGGATCAGAGATCTGTTCACTATCCTCTCGTTCAGCATCACTGTGTGTTAGCGTCACTGCTGCACGCTGGCATGACCTTCTCCCTGCGTCTGAAACCACTCAGCTTGTTCGACAGCAAG GGAAAGAATGCGTTTTTTAGAGATTTGTCATCCATTCAGTTGCTTCCCAGTGGAGACATGGACCCCAACCTGGTGTCTGTGAGACAAGAG TTTTTGATGAACGTGTTGACAGGCTGGGTAAAGGTTTTAGCTGAATCTGAGGAGAATGGTGTCAAACATAGCGGTGCAGAAGACATGTGGCCATCTGTGTGTATGGAGCTCTCATCACTACTACAGGTCAATACTGACATCCTGCACAGACACCTTGTCTGTGAGCTCTACAACCAGGGCCTGGACCTGCGGGCAGAGGAG GTGATGATGGAGGTGCAGGACAAGGACGTTTTGGGCTCTCAGCTGCTGGTGTTGACTGGTCAGagactctctttctctctgcttCACTCCCAATCACAGACCAAACCCAACATGGAGCTGTTGGCCCGTCTGCCGCCCACTCTCTGCACCTGGCTGAAGGCTATG GACCCCAGTGAGCTGCGCTGTCCCTCAGTCCCTCTGTCTCAGAGCAGTCAACTGATCAACAAGGTCATCGAGATGCTCCCCGAAAACCATGCCCAGTACAGCCTTGCCCTTCACCTGCTGGAGGCCGTGGACTCTTTACACCAAGAGCCCTGA